A portion of the Homalodisca vitripennis isolate AUS2020 chromosome 2, UT_GWSS_2.1, whole genome shotgun sequence genome contains these proteins:
- the LOC124354973 gene encoding proteasome subunit alpha type-4-like: MARRYDTRTTIFSPEGRLYQVEYAMEAISHAGTCLGILANDGILLAAERRNTNKLLDEVFFSEKIYKLNDDMVCSVAGITSDANVLTSELRLIAQRYQLQYNTSIPCEQLVSSLCDVKQAYTQFGGKRPFGVSILYMGWDNNYGYQLYQSDPSGNYGGWKATCIGMNSAAAVSSLKQEYKENETTLKDAEALAIKVLSKTLDMNKLTPEKVELATLTRQDGKTITRILPANEVEALIAAYEKAEAEAEAAKKEKQQKS, encoded by the exons ATG GCTAGACGATATGACACCCGAACAACCATCTTTTCTCCAGAAG GTAGGTTGTACCAAGTGGAATATGCAATGGAAGCCATCAGTCATGCAGGAACTTGTCTGGGAATCCTGGCTAATGATGGAATCCTGCTGGCCGCAGAACGAAGGAACACCAACAAACTCCTCGACGAAGTCTTCTTCTCAGAGAAAATCTATAAATTGAATGA TGATATGGTGTGTAGTGTGGCAGGAATCACTTCAGATGCCAACGTGTTGACCAGTGAACTGCGACTGATCGCACAACGTTATCAACTTCAATACAATACCAGTATTCCTTGTGAGCAGCTTGTATCCTCTCTCTGTGACGTTAAACAAGCTTACACCCAGTTCGGAG GTAAAAGACCATTTGGTGTGTCTATTCTCTATATGGGATGGGACAATAACTACGGGTATCAGTTGTACCAGTCCGATCCCAGTGGTAACTACGGCGGATGGAAAGCAACCTGTATCGGCATGAACAGTGCT GCAGCAGTGTCAAGCCTGAAGCAGGAGTACAAGGAGAACGAGACAACACTGAAGGATGCCGAGGCCCTGGCCATCAAAGTGCTCAGCAAGACCCTTGATATGAACAAACTCACCCCAGAGAAAG TTGAGTTGGCTACCCTTACAAGACAAGACGGCAAGACAATTACTCGCATCTTGCCAGCCAATGAGGTTGAAGCTCTGATCGCTGCTTATGAAAAAGCTGAGGCTGAAGCTGAAGCTGCAAAGAAAGAGAAGCAACAAAAAAGCtag